One part of the [Synechococcus] sp. NIES-970 genome encodes these proteins:
- a CDS encoding ATP-binding protein of branched-chain amino acid ABC transporter: MATAENLLVVEDVYAGYIKDLNILQGVNFRIAPGELVVVIGPNGAGKSTLAKTIFGLLTPNQGKITFKGEAIAGLKPNQIVQRGMCYVPQIQNVFTNLSIEENLEMGAFVRTGSLEQLKEQIYTMFPILKQRRKQRAGNLSGGERQMLAMGRALMLDPDLLVLDEPSAALSPILVSSVFEQIKAINQLGKAIMLVEQNAKKALAYADRGYVLESGCDRFEGTGNDLLTDPKVGELYLGVAYKET, encoded by the coding sequence ATGGCAACTGCGGAAAATCTTTTAGTCGTTGAAGACGTTTATGCCGGGTATATCAAAGACCTAAATATTCTCCAGGGCGTGAACTTTCGTATTGCCCCCGGGGAGTTGGTAGTAGTGATTGGCCCCAATGGTGCTGGCAAATCGACCCTTGCAAAAACTATTTTTGGCCTTCTGACCCCCAACCAAGGGAAAATCACGTTTAAAGGCGAGGCGATCGCCGGCCTCAAGCCAAACCAGATCGTCCAGCGGGGTATGTGCTATGTCCCCCAAATTCAAAACGTTTTTACGAATCTAAGCATCGAAGAAAATCTAGAAATGGGCGCTTTTGTACGGACTGGCTCCCTAGAGCAGCTCAAAGAACAAATCTATACCATGTTCCCGATCCTCAAACAGCGGCGTAAACAGCGGGCGGGAAACCTCTCCGGCGGGGAGCGCCAAATGTTAGCCATGGGGCGGGCGTTGATGTTAGACCCAGACCTTTTAGTCCTCGATGAACCTTCTGCGGCCCTTTCACCGATTTTAGTCAGTAGCGTCTTTGAGCAGATTAAAGCAATCAACCAGCTAGGCAAAGCGATCATGCTGGTAGAACAAAATGCTAAAAAAGCCCTCGCCTATGCCGACCGGGGTTACGTCCTAGAAAGTGGCTGCGATCGTTTTGAGGGGACAGGGAACGATCTTCTCACTGATCCAAAAGTCGGGGAACTCTACCTAGGTGTAGCCTACAAAGAGACTTAG
- a CDS encoding two-component response regulator/ GGDEF domain protein codes for MTAESSSKQLDQPLILIIDDDPISRRLIRFWMEKEGYAVAEAVNGQEGLAVFQKTMPDIILLDFMMPVMDGLEFCEAFRHLETVPKQTSLENENLESTEAPQSRLSYQQELVAYQQAEDLLGKIARTPILMITAREDDESVTQAFEAGATDFITKPIHWAILRQRVRHLIYQAKLYQRLEATNVQLQRLAALDPLTQLANRRVFDLVLERQWRLMLRKQIPLSIIFIDVDFFKNYNDTYGHQAGDHCLFEVAQAIASQVQRPTDLVARYGGEEMIVILPDTASEGAQCLGERIIEQVRSLGIPHRTSLASPVVTVSLGVASAEPGFASTPEKFVEIADQALYEAKAQGRNQMVAKVLGAG; via the coding sequence ATGACTGCTGAGTCCAGCTCAAAGCAGCTCGATCAACCACTCATTTTAATCATCGATGATGATCCGATCTCCCGTCGTCTCATTCGATTTTGGATGGAAAAAGAAGGTTATGCGGTGGCCGAAGCGGTTAACGGTCAAGAAGGATTAGCCGTTTTTCAAAAAACCATGCCCGATATTATTTTGCTGGATTTTATGATGCCAGTAATGGATGGTTTGGAGTTTTGTGAAGCTTTTCGGCATTTAGAGACAGTTCCCAAACAAACTTCTCTTGAAAATGAGAACCTAGAGTCGACAGAAGCTCCCCAGAGTAGACTTTCTTACCAACAAGAATTGGTCGCTTATCAACAGGCAGAAGATCTGTTGGGGAAAATTGCCCGCACTCCCATTTTGATGATCACAGCCCGGGAAGATGATGAATCAGTAACCCAAGCATTTGAGGCCGGGGCGACAGACTTTATTACGAAGCCAATCCACTGGGCAATTTTGCGACAACGGGTGCGCCATCTCATTTATCAGGCAAAATTGTACCAACGTCTTGAGGCAACCAATGTCCAGTTACAACGCTTAGCGGCCCTTGATCCTCTAACGCAACTGGCGAATCGGCGGGTTTTTGATTTGGTACTAGAGCGGCAATGGCGCTTGATGCTCCGCAAGCAAATTCCCCTCTCGATTATTTTTATCGATGTGGACTTTTTTAAAAACTATAATGACACCTATGGTCACCAGGCGGGAGACCATTGTTTGTTTGAAGTAGCTCAGGCGATCGCCTCCCAGGTGCAACGGCCGACAGATCTGGTGGCCCGCTATGGCGGCGAAGAAATGATCGTGATTTTACCGGATACTGCCAGTGAAGGTGCCCAGTGTTTAGGGGAGCGGATTATTGAGCAGGTACGGAGCCTAGGGATTCCCCACCGTACTTCCTTGGCATCCCCTGTGGTGACGGTGAGCTTAGGAGTTGCCTCGGCGGAGCCGGGCTTCGCCTCGACCCCCGAAAAGTTTGTGGAGATCGCCGACCAAGCCCTGTACGAAGCCAAAGCCCAGGGGCGCAATCAAATGGTTGCTAAGGTGTTGGGGGCGGGTTGA
- the purE gene encoding phosphoribosylaminoimidazole carboxylase, catalytic subunit has product MSASNPLVGIIMGSDSDLPTMQAAIAICEQFNIAHEVGIVSAHRTPERMVTYAQTAAERGLKVIIAGAGGAAHLPGMVAALTPLPVIGVPVKTSTLSGVDSLYSIVQMPSGIPVATVAIGNATNAGLLAVQILGAFDPELLKQVQTYRQSLKDMVLDKQSNLENLGYQNYLKQM; this is encoded by the coding sequence ATGAGTGCAAGCAATCCCCTTGTCGGCATCATTATGGGGAGTGATTCTGATCTTCCCACGATGCAAGCGGCGATCGCCATCTGTGAACAATTTAATATCGCCCATGAGGTGGGGATTGTGTCGGCCCACCGCACCCCAGAGCGGATGGTGACATACGCCCAAACTGCCGCCGAGCGCGGTCTAAAGGTAATTATTGCTGGGGCAGGAGGGGCGGCCCATTTACCGGGGATGGTAGCGGCCTTAACGCCCCTGCCGGTGATCGGTGTCCCTGTGAAAACCAGTACCCTCAGCGGTGTAGATTCTCTTTATTCCATTGTCCAGATGCCCAGTGGGATCCCGGTGGCGACAGTGGCGATCGGTAATGCCACAAATGCGGGTTTGTTGGCGGTGCAAATATTAGGTGCTTTTGATCCAGAGCTTTTAAAACAGGTACAAACCTATCGCCAAAGCCTCAAAGATATGGTGTTGGATAAGCAGTCGAATTTGGAAAATCTCGGTTATCAAAATTATCTCAAGCAAATGTAG
- a CDS encoding hypothetical protein (conserved hypothetical protein), producing MNIAPYQQFQNQLKDLGIALPNHQRQPGALIRQGQQFMIFWQTHLAPMTGDNLSPEVYGQWRSLHTELYRGLRLLNADLIFLQGSRRPDAQADKQLHIQTRLEQLSQYCQRIIDLAGI from the coding sequence ATGAATATTGCCCCCTATCAACAATTTCAAAACCAACTTAAAGATTTGGGAATCGCTCTGCCAAATCACCAACGGCAACCCGGCGCCTTGATTCGTCAGGGACAGCAGTTCATGATTTTTTGGCAAACCCACCTAGCCCCCATGACTGGAGATAACTTATCGCCAGAAGTTTATGGTCAGTGGCGATCGCTCCACACTGAATTGTATCGAGGGCTGCGTTTGCTGAATGCAGATTTAATCTTTCTCCAGGGGAGTCGCCGTCCTGATGCCCAAGCAGATAAACAACTGCACATTCAAACCCGCCTTGAGCAATTGAGCCAATATTGCCAAAGGATTATTGATTTAGCTGGGATTTAG
- a CDS encoding GTP pyrophosphokinase/ RelA/SpoT family protein encodes MVADYSRCQPGSPPPKQCGLGRVFRPSLIFSDVTLFLPRVPMTASPLSLTIATSEKFDVPLPAWLKEYLYEPEKLVGVTEGDRQLICDAFRFAHALHEGQTRKSGEPYIAHPVAVAGLLRDLGGNSAMIAAGFLHDVVEDTEVTPEEIEERFGDETRKLVEGVTKLTKFTFSSKTEHQAENFRRMFLSMAEDIRVIVVKLADRLHNMRTLEHLRLDKQERIALETREIFAPLANRLGIWRFKWELEDLCFKYLERDAYRDMQSHISEKRTEREARVEEAIALVRERLRNLGLHVWEIKGRPKHLYSIYGKMQRQNKEFDEIFDIAGIRIIVETNDECYRALAVIHDAFKPIPGRFKDYIGLPKPNRYQSLHTTVVGLNGRPLEVQIRTMEMHHIAEYGIAAHWKYKETGHSAASFTSDDEKFTWLRQLIEWQSDLKDAEEYIDNLKDNLFEDDVYVFTPNGDVVALAKGATSIDFAYRIHTEVGNHMKGARINGRWSVLETKLKNGDIVEIITQKNAHPSLDWLNYVVTPSAKNRIRQWYKRSHRDENLARGRSLLEKELGKTGLDSILKSEAMQQVAQKCNYQNTEDLLAALGYGEMTLNHVVNRWRDQVRVQEEGHLPQLETEASLNTATKPSKTTSNKDSHKYPIAGIEGLVYTIANCCAPLPGEPIIGIVTRSHKGISIHHRSCANVQNFDGDRLLPVSWNPSLDQKHAPVYPVDLRIEVIDRVGVLRDILSRLSDQQINVRSTHVKTGHGQPAVISLRIEIRNAQQLAHSINQIKNMSDTINVRRVTQIEQESISG; translated from the coding sequence ATGGTGGCAGATTATTCCCGCTGCCAGCCTGGGTCGCCCCCTCCCAAACAGTGCGGCCTTGGCAGAGTTTTCCGTCCTTCTTTGATCTTTTCTGACGTAACCCTGTTTCTCCCCCGCGTTCCTATGACTGCTTCTCCCCTATCTCTGACGATCGCTACCTCCGAAAAGTTCGATGTGCCCTTACCTGCTTGGTTAAAAGAGTACTTGTACGAGCCGGAAAAGTTGGTGGGCGTCACCGAGGGCGATCGCCAGTTAATTTGTGATGCCTTTCGTTTTGCCCATGCCCTCCACGAAGGCCAAACCCGCAAATCAGGAGAGCCCTACATTGCCCATCCAGTTGCTGTGGCCGGATTGTTACGAGATTTAGGCGGCAATAGCGCCATGATTGCGGCTGGTTTTTTACATGATGTGGTGGAAGATACTGAGGTTACCCCTGAGGAGATTGAAGAACGTTTTGGCGACGAAACCCGCAAGTTGGTTGAGGGGGTTACAAAACTTACCAAATTCACCTTTTCTAGCAAGACAGAACACCAGGCCGAGAACTTCCGGCGGATGTTTTTGTCCATGGCCGAAGATATTCGCGTCATTGTGGTGAAACTGGCCGATCGCCTCCACAACATGCGCACCCTCGAACACCTACGCCTCGACAAACAAGAGCGCATTGCCTTAGAAACCCGCGAAATTTTTGCTCCCCTCGCCAATCGTCTGGGAATTTGGCGCTTTAAATGGGAACTTGAAGATCTCTGTTTCAAGTACCTAGAGCGCGACGCCTACCGCGACATGCAGAGTCACATCTCAGAAAAACGTACCGAACGAGAGGCCCGGGTTGAAGAGGCGATCGCCCTCGTGCGGGAACGACTACGTAATCTAGGGCTCCATGTGTGGGAAATCAAAGGCCGTCCCAAACATCTTTACAGCATCTATGGCAAGATGCAGCGCCAAAACAAAGAATTTGACGAAATTTTTGACATCGCTGGAATCCGCATCATCGTTGAAACCAACGATGAATGTTACCGCGCCCTAGCCGTCATTCACGACGCCTTTAAGCCAATCCCTGGTCGTTTTAAAGACTACATTGGCCTTCCAAAACCGAACCGCTATCAATCTCTCCATACCACCGTTGTCGGCCTCAACGGACGCCCCCTCGAAGTGCAAATCCGCACCATGGAGATGCACCACATCGCTGAATACGGGATCGCGGCCCACTGGAAATACAAAGAAACGGGCCATTCTGCCGCGAGCTTTACCTCCGATGACGAAAAATTCACCTGGCTCCGACAGCTGATCGAGTGGCAGAGCGACCTGAAGGACGCCGAAGAATATATCGATAACCTCAAGGACAATCTCTTTGAGGATGATGTCTATGTTTTTACGCCCAACGGAGATGTCGTCGCCCTGGCCAAGGGAGCGACGTCCATTGATTTTGCCTACCGCATCCACACCGAGGTGGGAAATCACATGAAGGGAGCACGGATCAATGGCCGCTGGTCAGTGCTAGAAACAAAACTAAAAAATGGTGACATCGTTGAAATCATCACCCAGAAGAACGCCCACCCAAGTCTAGACTGGCTGAACTATGTGGTTACCCCCAGTGCCAAAAATCGTATCCGTCAATGGTATAAGCGATCGCACCGGGACGAAAATCTGGCTCGGGGTCGTAGCCTCCTGGAAAAAGAACTAGGAAAAACCGGTCTCGATTCAATCCTCAAGTCCGAAGCGATGCAGCAGGTGGCCCAAAAATGCAATTACCAAAATACTGAAGATCTCCTGGCTGCCCTTGGTTATGGAGAAATGACCCTCAACCATGTGGTCAACCGCTGGCGAGATCAAGTGCGGGTCCAGGAAGAAGGTCATCTCCCCCAGCTAGAAACCGAAGCGTCCCTGAATACAGCAACAAAACCCAGCAAAACCACTAGCAATAAAGATAGCCACAAATATCCGATCGCCGGGATCGAAGGATTAGTTTATACGATCGCCAACTGTTGCGCTCCCCTGCCGGGAGAGCCGATTATCGGCATCGTCACCCGTAGCCACAAGGGAATTTCGATTCACCACCGTAGTTGCGCCAATGTGCAAAACTTTGATGGCGATCGTCTGTTACCCGTCAGTTGGAACCCCAGCCTTGACCAGAAACATGCCCCCGTTTACCCTGTCGATTTGCGCATCGAAGTGATTGATCGCGTAGGTGTCCTACGAGATATCCTCTCGCGCCTCAGTGACCAACAGATCAACGTCCGTAGTACCCATGTAAAAACAGGCCACGGCCAACCAGCAGTTATCTCTCTGCGGATCGAAATTCGCAATGCCCAACAGTTGGCCCACAGCATTAATCAGATTAAAAATATGAGCGATACGATTAACGTGCGTCGAGTTACCCAAATTGAACAAGAATCTATCAGCGGATAA
- a CDS encoding hypothetical protein (conserved hypothetical membrane protein): MPQFLLTWLATAGALFLTAILVPGLEISGFSSALIGAIALGFVNAIVKPILILFTLPLTILTLGLFLLVVNAIALGLVGYLTPGLEVNGFFPAVIGSLVLTFISSLINQLLGQDENLVE, encoded by the coding sequence ATGCCTCAGTTTCTTTTAACTTGGCTGGCAACGGCTGGCGCTCTGTTCCTGACTGCAATCCTAGTACCAGGCCTTGAAATCAGCGGCTTTAGCTCGGCGCTGATCGGGGCGATCGCCCTTGGGTTTGTCAATGCGATTGTCAAGCCGATCTTAATCCTCTTTACCCTGCCCCTGACAATTTTGACCCTCGGCCTTTTTCTCTTGGTGGTCAATGCGATCGCCTTGGGTTTGGTCGGTTATCTGACCCCTGGCTTAGAGGTGAACGGCTTTTTTCCGGCGGTGATTGGTTCCTTAGTTCTGACCTTTATCTCTAGCCTGATCAACCAGCTTCTCGGCCAGGATGAAAATCTCGTCGAATAA
- a CDS encoding hypothetical protein (conserved hypothetical protein): MVSYSFIGFGFSSGFLALLVFFVLQWLQIPTGNLVDWLVGIGSFWWLLAVVTIPWNVYFEAEETKAEAAISKQKNISLDPKQLAYVRRVARFALIVAIALHLVSALGLYGLAAWGISPVGYVSGLAILLFTVLRPGVRAYQYLAMRLMAIRQQIKYPREDMVELRQRVAVLEQDLHGLRQTSDQTLTMHQEEWQHLRQDLAHLRAALEQLQASNEAAHRQLAREAEGAIAQLGEDSQVLNHARELIRFWKEA; the protein is encoded by the coding sequence ATGGTGAGCTATAGTTTTATCGGTTTTGGGTTTAGCTCTGGATTTCTGGCCCTGCTGGTCTTTTTTGTGTTGCAATGGCTGCAAATCCCAACGGGAAATTTAGTGGACTGGCTTGTGGGGATTGGCAGTTTTTGGTGGCTGTTGGCGGTGGTTACGATTCCTTGGAATGTGTATTTTGAAGCGGAGGAAACCAAGGCGGAGGCGGCAATTTCGAAGCAGAAGAATATTTCCCTTGATCCGAAGCAACTGGCCTATGTGCGTAGGGTGGCCCGATTTGCCCTGATTGTGGCGATCGCCCTTCATCTCGTTTCCGCCCTGGGGCTCTATGGTCTTGCGGCCTGGGGCATCAGTCCTGTGGGCTATGTCAGTGGTTTGGCGATCTTGCTATTTACGGTGCTGCGGCCTGGGGTGCGGGCCTACCAATACCTTGCTATGCGCCTGATGGCGATTCGCCAACAGATTAAATATCCCCGGGAAGATATGGTCGAACTGCGGCAACGGGTGGCGGTTTTGGAACAAGATCTCCATGGCTTGCGGCAAACCAGCGACCAAACTTTAACGATGCACCAAGAAGAATGGCAGCATCTCCGGCAAGATCTGGCCCATCTACGTGCGGCTCTCGAACAGTTGCAGGCCAGTAATGAGGCGGCTCACCGACAGCTCGCCCGGGAAGCGGAAGGGGCGATCGCCCAACTCGGCGAAGATAGTCAGGTGCTTAACCATGCGCGAGAACTGATTCGGTTTTGGAAAGAGGCTTAG
- a CDS encoding glycosyl hydrolase family 57 family protein, whose product MALGYVALVLHAHLPFVRHPESDFVLEEEWLFEAITETYIPLLHVFEGLKRDGIDFKITMSMTPPLVAMLKDPLLQDRYDAHMKLLMELVEKEIVHNKFNGHIKYLAEYYHKEFSAIINTWERYDRDLVTAFKQFQDSNNLEIITCGATHGYLPLMKMYPQAVWAQLQVACESYEENFGRAPKGIWLPECAYYEGLERMLADAGLRYFLTDGHGILYARPRPRYGNYAPIFTETGVAAFGRDHESSQQVWSSKVGYPGDVCYREFYKDLGWEADYDYIKPYIMPNGQRKNTGIKYHKITSRDGGLSEKGLYDPYWAREKAAEHAGNFMYNREQQIGRLNKMMGRHPLVVSPYDAELFGHWWYEGPWFIDYFFRKSWYDQDTYQMTHLTDYLRMEPTQQVAVPSQSSWGYKGFHEYWLNQTNAWIYPYLHKAAERMIELSTREAADELEERALNQAARELLLAQSSDWAFIMRTGTMVPYAERRTKSHVLRLEKIYKDVKAGEVDAGWLEKIEKMDNIFPNIDYRVYRPL is encoded by the coding sequence ATGGCTTTAGGCTACGTTGCCCTCGTTCTCCATGCCCACCTCCCCTTTGTCCGTCACCCAGAAAGTGATTTTGTCCTTGAAGAAGAGTGGTTATTTGAAGCAATTACAGAAACATACATTCCCTTGCTCCATGTCTTTGAAGGGCTAAAACGAGACGGGATCGACTTTAAAATCACCATGAGCATGACACCGCCCTTGGTGGCGATGCTCAAAGATCCCCTCCTCCAAGACCGCTACGATGCCCACATGAAGCTTTTGATGGAGCTCGTCGAAAAAGAAATCGTTCATAACAAATTCAACGGTCACATTAAGTACCTCGCTGAGTACTACCACAAAGAATTCAGTGCCATCATTAATACTTGGGAGCGTTACGACCGAGACCTAGTCACTGCCTTCAAACAATTCCAAGACAGCAATAATTTGGAGATCATCACCTGCGGTGCCACCCATGGTTACTTGCCTTTGATGAAAATGTATCCCCAGGCAGTATGGGCTCAGCTCCAGGTGGCCTGTGAGAGCTATGAAGAGAACTTTGGGCGTGCTCCCAAGGGGATTTGGTTGCCGGAATGTGCCTACTACGAAGGTCTTGAACGCATGCTTGCCGATGCTGGTCTGCGTTACTTTCTCACCGATGGCCATGGGATCTTATACGCGCGGCCCCGGCCCCGTTACGGTAATTATGCTCCCATTTTCACAGAAACCGGGGTAGCTGCCTTTGGCCGAGACCATGAATCCTCCCAGCAGGTGTGGTCTTCAAAGGTGGGTTATCCAGGCGATGTCTGCTACCGCGAATTTTATAAAGACCTCGGCTGGGAAGCAGACTATGACTATATCAAGCCCTACATCATGCCCAATGGTCAGCGGAAAAATACAGGGATCAAATACCATAAGATCACCAGCCGCGACGGGGGGCTTTCGGAAAAAGGTTTGTATGATCCCTACTGGGCCCGGGAAAAAGCGGCAGAACATGCGGGTAACTTCATGTATAACCGGGAACAGCAAATTGGCCGCCTCAACAAAATGATGGGCCGTCACCCCCTGGTGGTTTCCCCCTATGATGCGGAGTTGTTTGGTCACTGGTGGTATGAAGGCCCTTGGTTTATTGACTATTTCTTCCGTAAGTCTTGGTATGACCAGGATACTTACCAGATGACTCACCTGACGGATTATCTACGGATGGAGCCGACGCAGCAGGTGGCTGTACCATCTCAATCTAGTTGGGGTTACAAGGGCTTCCATGAATATTGGCTCAACCAAACTAATGCTTGGATTTATCCCTATTTGCATAAGGCGGCGGAGCGGATGATTGAGCTTTCGACCCGGGAAGCGGCGGACGAGCTGGAGGAACGGGCTTTAAATCAGGCGGCGCGGGAACTGCTCCTGGCGCAGTCATCAGATTGGGCGTTTATTATGCGGACAGGCACAATGGTGCCCTATGCGGAGCGCCGGACGAAGAGCCATGTGTTACGTCTGGAGAAAATCTATAAGGATGTGAAAGCTGGCGAGGTTGATGCAGGGTGGCTTGAAAAGATTGAGAAGATGGACAATATATTCCCGAATATTGATTATCGGGTTTATCGACCTTTGTGA
- the nagA gene encoding N-acetylglucosamine-6-phosphate deacetylase, with translation MYVTPTTHHKQRENSAQTLVNARLVGLPNRYWLRLNANHCLTHLEPANQPIPSEFQDNLQDIAGDLLSLGGLDLQINGGLGLAFPEVTREDLPKLKEICTYLWEQGVDGFCPTIVTTSLENIWRSLSVFAELWGNPEPDRAQILGVHLEGPFLNYEKRGAHPAQYLQPLTLKNLKQVIGEFAPLIKIVTLAPELDPSNKCVEYLNSLGIVVSLGHSLATEMQANQAFASGATMVTHAFNAMPSLHHREAGLLGAAMVYPDVYCGLIADGQHVNRTMLTVFLRAAAAPFLVSDALAPMGLPDGVYPWDDRQITVTKGTARLEDGTLSGTTSPLFEGAKNLVRWGICDPEEAIALGTIAPRKALGLPTWTTGRPISLLRWQQTNNNLKFSRI, from the coding sequence ATGTACGTTACGCCGACTACCCATCATAAACAACGGGAGAATTCTGCACAAACCCTAGTTAACGCGCGGTTAGTGGGACTCCCGAATCGTTATTGGCTGCGATTGAATGCAAATCATTGCTTAACGCATCTTGAACCAGCAAATCAACCTATTCCCTCGGAATTTCAAGACAATCTTCAAGATATAGCTGGAGATTTGCTTTCTTTAGGCGGTTTAGATTTGCAGATTAATGGCGGTTTGGGGCTGGCGTTTCCTGAAGTAACCAGGGAGGATCTGCCGAAATTAAAAGAAATTTGCACTTACCTCTGGGAACAGGGGGTAGATGGTTTTTGTCCGACCATTGTCACCACGTCACTAGAGAATATCTGGCGATCGCTCTCGGTTTTTGCAGAACTATGGGGGAACCCAGAGCCAGACAGAGCTCAAATTTTAGGCGTACATTTGGAAGGGCCATTTTTAAATTACGAAAAGCGGGGGGCACACCCAGCCCAATATTTACAACCCTTGACCTTAAAAAATTTGAAACAGGTCATTGGTGAATTTGCCCCCCTGATTAAAATTGTCACCCTCGCCCCTGAACTTGACCCTAGTAATAAATGTGTAGAATATCTCAACTCTTTGGGGATTGTCGTCAGTTTAGGCCACTCCCTCGCCACAGAAATGCAGGCAAACCAAGCTTTTGCCAGTGGTGCAACAATGGTCACCCACGCCTTTAACGCGATGCCCAGTTTGCATCACCGGGAAGCAGGTTTGCTAGGGGCAGCGATGGTCTATCCGGATGTGTACTGTGGTTTGATTGCCGATGGTCAGCATGTGAACCGAACGATGTTAACAGTTTTTTTACGGGCGGCAGCGGCACCTTTTTTGGTCAGTGATGCCCTTGCCCCCATGGGCTTACCGGATGGTGTCTACCCTTGGGATGATCGCCAAATTACTGTGACAAAGGGGACCGCCCGCCTAGAAGATGGCACACTTTCTGGTACAACTTCACCCCTATTTGAGGGGGCAAAAAATCTAGTGCGTTGGGGAATCTGTGACCCAGAGGAGGCGATCGCCCTAGGAACCATTGCCCCTCGCAAAGCCTTAGGACTACCGACCTGGACAACGGGGAGGCCAATTTCTCTTTTACGTTGGCAACAGACCAATAACAACCTTAAATTCAGTCGAATTTAA
- the sasA gene encoding adaptive-response sensory-kinase sasA produces MSAEDSFQFPSETTDIQLRLLLFTDARLAHRHEIKRVQDYLDCLHEKIDFSLEIINIKDQPQLVELYRLVATPSLVKVFPEPLQVFAGSNILPDLERWWGQWLETIAELRQQASDRQKTEETNCDRLLAASQTEHSKEVMRLADEIFQLQREKDDLLKQIQFKDQILAMLAHDLRSPLTGTSLALETLEILDRRPPTEKTASLREQLHRQAKNQLQIMGRMITELLQESRQLLTKLDVKPQPLALAPLCQQIAEQIQERFQRKSIRLILDLPRDLPDVYGDRELVRQVIVNLLDNAMKYSPAGESVRLVGLHRTLQQVQISVIDTGHGIPEAEREKIFEGHFRLKRDATQEGYGLGLAVCRQIIQAHHGRIWVDSTPGQGSEFHFTLPVSGDRLNPS; encoded by the coding sequence GTGTCTGCTGAAGATTCTTTTCAATTTCCATCTGAGACGACAGATATACAATTGCGGTTGTTGTTGTTTACGGATGCGCGCTTGGCTCACCGCCATGAGATTAAACGGGTTCAGGATTACCTCGACTGTTTGCACGAGAAGATTGATTTTTCCCTCGAAATTATCAATATCAAGGATCAGCCGCAGTTGGTGGAACTCTACCGTCTGGTGGCCACTCCTTCGCTGGTGAAGGTTTTTCCGGAACCGTTACAGGTGTTTGCGGGCAGTAATATTTTGCCAGACCTGGAACGGTGGTGGGGGCAATGGCTAGAGACGATCGCCGAACTTAGACAGCAGGCCAGCGATCGTCAAAAAACTGAAGAGACAAATTGCGATCGCCTGTTAGCGGCTTCCCAGACAGAACATTCCAAGGAAGTCATGCGGCTGGCCGATGAAATTTTTCAATTACAGCGAGAAAAGGACGATTTGCTAAAACAAATCCAGTTTAAGGATCAAATTTTGGCGATGTTAGCCCATGACCTACGCAGCCCCCTCACGGGGACATCTCTCGCTCTAGAAACCTTAGAAATTCTTGACCGCCGCCCACCAACCGAAAAAACGGCTAGCCTGCGGGAACAGCTCCACCGCCAAGCGAAAAATCAGTTACAGATCATGGGACGAATGATCACTGAACTGCTTCAAGAGTCCCGGCAACTTCTCACCAAGCTTGATGTCAAACCTCAGCCCCTTGCCCTCGCGCCCCTATGTCAGCAAATTGCCGAACAAATCCAAGAGCGATTTCAGCGCAAATCGATTCGGCTAATTTTAGATCTGCCCCGCGATTTACCAGATGTCTATGGCGATCGCGAATTAGTGCGCCAGGTGATTGTCAATCTTTTAGATAATGCAATGAAATATAGTCCCGCCGGAGAATCGGTGCGCCTAGTCGGGCTCCACCGGACTTTACAGCAGGTGCAGATCAGTGTGATTGATACAGGTCATGGTATTCCAGAAGCAGAACGAGAAAAAATTTTTGAGGGCCATTTCCGGCTAAAACGTGACGCAACCCAAGAAGGGTATGGCTTGGGGCTGGCTGTTTGTCGCCAAATTATCCAGGCTCACCATGGTCGAATTTGGGTCGATAGTACCCCCGGTCAGGGTAGTGAGTTTCACTTCACTTTGCCGGTGTCAGGCGATCGCCTAAATCCCAGCTAA